In one window of Legionella fallonii LLAP-10 DNA:
- a CDS encoding efflux RND transporter periplasmic adaptor subunit: MIKRYLSSMQRPAVTVSTMKVEYSSWQSRLKSVASLRALLGVNVTTELAGMVTTIYYTPGQKVNKGDLLVQLNAGTEIGQLRSLQAQVELAKITFRRDQAQFNVHAVSKQTVDTDEWNLKNLQAQVAQQAATVDKKTIRAPFSGYLGINNANPGQYLNPGDTITVLQSLDPIYADFYLPQQALAQLKLGQVVNIETDTFPGKIFKGKITTIQPIVDTATRNVQVEATLDNPKLKLKPGMFAQAEVDVGDAKEYLTVPQSAISFNPYGDIVFVVKDSGTKDAKKQPVLVVKEVFVTVGDSRGDQVEILKGLQAGDIIVTSGQLKLKNGSSIVINNTIQPSNDAAPKVQEK, from the coding sequence ATGATAAAAAGATATTTATCATCAATGCAGCGACCAGCCGTAACCGTATCGACTATGAAAGTGGAGTATTCATCGTGGCAGTCTAGATTAAAATCTGTAGCCAGTTTACGAGCACTTTTAGGCGTGAACGTGACTACAGAACTTGCTGGTATGGTAACAACCATTTATTACACCCCTGGACAAAAAGTAAATAAGGGCGATTTGCTCGTGCAATTAAACGCTGGGACAGAAATAGGACAATTGCGTTCTTTACAGGCTCAAGTTGAACTGGCAAAAATTACTTTCCGACGTGACCAGGCGCAATTTAATGTGCATGCAGTGAGTAAACAAACAGTGGATACTGATGAATGGAACCTTAAAAACTTACAAGCACAGGTAGCACAACAAGCGGCAACTGTTGATAAAAAAACCATACGAGCTCCTTTTTCTGGATATCTAGGAATCAATAATGCGAATCCTGGGCAATATCTCAACCCAGGGGATACTATTACTGTCTTGCAATCTTTGGATCCTATTTATGCTGATTTTTATCTACCCCAACAAGCTTTAGCTCAATTAAAACTTGGTCAGGTAGTCAATATAGAGACAGATACATTTCCTGGAAAGATTTTTAAAGGAAAGATTACAACCATTCAACCTATAGTGGATACAGCTACTCGTAACGTACAAGTAGAAGCTACCTTAGATAATCCCAAATTAAAATTGAAACCAGGCATGTTTGCCCAAGCTGAGGTGGATGTAGGGGATGCGAAAGAATATCTTACTGTTCCACAATCAGCGATTAGTTTTAATCCTTATGGCGATATCGTTTTTGTGGTTAAGGATAGTGGTACAAAGGATGCTAAAAAACAACCAGTGTTAGTAGTGAAAGAAGTTTTTGTCACTGTGGGTGATTCTCGTGGTGATCAAGTAGAGATTTTGAAAGGGTTGCAAGCAGGAGACATCATTGTTACCAGTGGCCAGCTTAAGCTCAAAAATGGCAGCTCTATTGTGATTAATAATACAATTCAGCCAAGTAATGATGCCGCGCCTAAAGTACAAGAAAAATAA
- a CDS encoding efflux transporter outer membrane subunit: MHALLKINAAIIVACSLFLSACKVGPNFRSPPPPPVQAYTETPLPKKTARSQSAGGNAQTFVATEDIPMLWWELFHSESINQLVRAGIAHNPSLASAIAAIKQAQENVNVQIGNSLFPAIKTVDAAERLRYSTLAIGGVSGESGALTFNLYNPTFTVSYTLDTFGGARRQIEALKAQVDYQQFQLLAAYLTLTSNIVNTAVSIGSYQEQITATLELIRIEEGVLKILKKQYRLGGISQADVLTQQTTLEQTKATLPPLQKNLSVAKHSMTALIGTFPDRPLPTIKLNSLRLPPEIPLSLPSNLVRQRPDIRAAEATLHYACAEIGVATANLLPQIGMTGSYGWLNIVLANLFTPSNVVWNITGQLTQPIFQGGALWAARRAQIAAYEQSLAQYRQTILQAFQNVADSLRAIETDARTLQAEVLAEKAARDALKLTWSQYRLGGTNYINLLNAQRQFQQTRINRIQAQAARYTDTVALFQSLGGGWWQKPWCGNECPK, encoded by the coding sequence ATGCATGCCTTATTAAAAATAAATGCCGCGATTATTGTTGCTTGTAGCCTTTTTTTAAGCGCTTGCAAAGTAGGCCCCAATTTTCGTTCCCCTCCGCCTCCACCGGTTCAGGCTTATACAGAAACGCCTCTTCCTAAAAAGACGGCACGTAGTCAAAGTGCTGGCGGTAATGCGCAAACTTTTGTTGCTACTGAAGATATACCGATGCTGTGGTGGGAGCTTTTCCATTCTGAATCTATTAACCAGCTTGTCAGAGCAGGAATAGCCCATAATCCAAGCTTGGCATCAGCAATTGCTGCCATAAAACAAGCACAGGAAAATGTTAATGTCCAAATTGGTAACTCTCTCTTCCCTGCTATTAAAACAGTAGATGCCGCCGAACGATTAAGGTATTCGACCCTTGCAATTGGAGGGGTAAGTGGTGAAAGCGGGGCATTAACCTTTAATCTTTATAACCCAACATTTACGGTATCTTATACTTTAGATACCTTCGGTGGTGCTAGACGACAAATTGAAGCGTTAAAAGCCCAAGTAGATTATCAACAATTTCAATTACTTGCCGCTTATTTGACTTTGACTTCAAATATTGTCAATACAGCAGTCAGTATTGGCTCTTATCAAGAACAAATTACAGCAACCTTAGAGTTAATTAGAATAGAAGAAGGTGTGCTTAAGATTTTGAAAAAGCAATATAGGTTGGGGGGAATTTCTCAGGCCGATGTATTAACGCAACAAACTACTCTTGAGCAGACCAAAGCCACTTTACCACCGCTACAAAAAAACTTGTCTGTGGCCAAACATTCCATGACCGCACTGATAGGGACATTCCCCGATCGTCCTTTACCTACAATCAAACTCAATAGCTTAAGGTTACCTCCAGAGATACCCCTAAGCTTACCGTCCAATTTAGTGCGGCAACGACCTGATATTCGTGCCGCAGAAGCAACGCTTCATTATGCTTGTGCTGAGATCGGTGTTGCTACAGCGAACTTATTGCCGCAAATCGGTATGACGGGCAGTTATGGTTGGCTTAATATCGTACTAGCCAATTTGTTCACACCATCCAATGTGGTGTGGAATATCACAGGACAACTGACACAACCGATATTCCAGGGCGGAGCCTTATGGGCTGCTCGACGGGCACAAATCGCAGCCTATGAACAATCTTTAGCTCAATATAGACAAACAATATTACAAGCATTTCAAAATGTAGCAGATTCTTTACGTGCCATTGAAACAGATGCACGCACGTTACAAGCGGAAGTACTGGCCGAAAAAGCGGCACGTGACGCCCTTAAATTGACTTGGTCACAATACCGGCTAGGTGGAACTAATTATATTAACTTGTTAAACGCGCAACGCCAATTTCAACAAACCCGTATCAATCGTATTCAGGCACAGGCTGCACGGTATACTGATACAGTAGCTTTATTCCAGTCACTAGGTGGTGGATGGTGGCAAAAACCATGGTGTGGTAATGAATGTCCGAAATAA
- a CDS encoding LbtU family siderophore porin: MQNSCIRNGVCLFLFFSMTQSAIASNSKDELSQAERIRRLEQRIAVLEKKEQKAEKNKPQDPVLALPQINARDKYDTAPIYNQDLAMMKMRQKYDSQLRQKGIQPLPYPHIELGGSIIGLATVKQPPDVPPRDGRTQSDINLSGANLNVTSEIMPVLLGAMRISYNPNSAEKFDETTITTRVANSTIFLNTAFLTLGDLNRFPLYLSGGQMFLPFGEYNSSLLFAPLSARLGRFRQRPILLGFQQPGTQNGFNASIFAFEGDAFTNQKNGVINNGGANIGYVLENPHFKLSTGASYIFNIADSGGMQNTGASTIVSDAGEYVDNDYLDFEGGQDSDIPLIAFRGFGARELLVHRVPAYDARAKISLDDLHLTFYGEFVQTTCPFAIENLSFNDEGAQPSAWNAEGSINFMIFDKKSSITVGYGQSEQSLALNLPQSTIGVSFNIKPQKFVSLTLGYQYDTAYPVGDTATGQLLPVSSARFLGTTTKTTTLQVNARF; encoded by the coding sequence TTGCAAAATAGTTGTATTAGGAATGGTGTTTGTTTGTTCCTGTTTTTTTCAATGACTCAATCAGCCATTGCCTCTAATTCTAAAGATGAATTATCTCAAGCCGAGCGAATCCGTAGGTTAGAGCAGCGTATTGCCGTATTAGAAAAGAAAGAGCAAAAAGCTGAAAAAAATAAACCTCAAGATCCTGTTTTAGCCCTTCCTCAGATTAATGCGCGCGATAAATATGATACCGCTCCTATATATAATCAGGATTTGGCGATGATGAAAATGCGTCAAAAATATGATAGTCAGTTGAGGCAAAAAGGGATTCAACCTTTACCCTACCCGCATATTGAATTAGGTGGTTCAATTATTGGTTTGGCAACCGTTAAGCAACCTCCTGATGTGCCACCTAGAGATGGTAGAACACAAAGTGATATTAATTTATCTGGCGCCAATTTAAATGTGACCTCAGAAATTATGCCGGTTTTATTAGGCGCAATGAGGATTAGTTATAATCCTAATAGTGCTGAGAAGTTTGATGAAACCACTATTACAACACGAGTAGCCAATTCCACGATCTTTTTGAATACGGCTTTTCTTACTTTGGGCGATTTAAATCGCTTTCCTTTATATCTTTCTGGCGGACAAATGTTTCTTCCTTTCGGTGAATACAATTCATCGCTGCTCTTTGCGCCGTTATCCGCACGATTAGGTCGGTTTAGACAACGTCCTATCCTTCTTGGTTTTCAACAACCAGGAACTCAAAATGGTTTTAATGCGTCTATTTTTGCTTTTGAGGGAGATGCATTTACTAATCAAAAGAATGGGGTGATCAATAATGGTGGTGCCAATATTGGATATGTGCTGGAAAATCCCCATTTTAAATTGAGCACCGGTGCGAGTTACATCTTCAACATTGCTGATTCTGGCGGGATGCAAAATACAGGGGCATCTACCATTGTTTCTGATGCGGGTGAGTACGTGGATAATGATTATCTGGATTTTGAAGGCGGACAAGATAGCGACATACCATTAATTGCGTTTCGTGGTTTTGGGGCTAGAGAGTTATTAGTTCATCGAGTTCCAGCTTATGACGCTCGGGCAAAAATCAGTCTGGATGATTTACACCTAACATTTTACGGGGAATTTGTACAAACAACTTGCCCGTTTGCTATAGAAAATCTATCGTTCAATGATGAGGGAGCCCAACCTTCTGCCTGGAATGCGGAAGGGAGTATCAATTTCATGATATTTGACAAAAAAAGCTCTATTACAGTAGGTTACGGGCAGTCTGAACAATCATTGGCTTTGAATCTTCCCCAATCAACGATAGGAGTATCGTTTAACATCAAACCACAAAAATTTGTTTCTCTAACGCTTGGCTATCAATATGATACCGCCTATCCTGTAGGAGATACTGCTACGGGACAATTATTACCGGTATCCTCGGCACGATTTCTAGGTACCACAACAAAAACGACAACGCTGCAAGTGAATGCTCGTTTTTGA
- a CDS encoding mechanosensitive ion channel family protein, with the protein MDINEIIKIIGLIIAISVIIFFYDQLLKKFISNIATKKLWFASGVFALFSLILLFAPFTFVASESELNVSTVKIIVQCFWWLSLNLLTNQLLEYLLWNKFFLNKGIVISKILRDLVSAALLIVVVAAIMHFVFLKSVFGIFTASGVMAIILGYSAQATLSDIFAGLGLNTSKQFNKGDWIKFNDGNLQRPPGMVVDINWRFVNLFTLDNNHLSIPNSVISKLQITNLSQPEPMHGVLLTIPVQDQVSPELFKKILLSAAYQSPKVERIPPPIATLSEVRSSEYIYQLTYFTKQMHEALVNDEILSIVWYQCRRKGVKIVSEEGIQLLEPPSQELLEDFLLQTDLFHSLGKDEAALLAANALVHYYGPPEMILEYGQENSSLFIIYSGKIDVYISKDILEEHWVATLGAGDYFGEMSLLTGDRCSASMTVRTEATIIEITHNNMKHLFKQKPELMEKMSEVVVIRKHLNEDISASKAPKKQVVHQTLIDRMVEKVRHFFKHK; encoded by the coding sequence ATGGATATCAACGAAATAATAAAAATAATCGGTCTGATTATAGCGATATCTGTCATTATTTTTTTCTACGATCAGTTGCTTAAAAAATTTATCTCCAATATTGCGACGAAAAAATTGTGGTTCGCGAGCGGGGTTTTTGCCCTTTTTAGTTTAATACTGCTTTTTGCTCCTTTTACCTTTGTTGCTTCAGAAAGTGAATTAAATGTATCTACTGTAAAAATTATAGTGCAGTGTTTTTGGTGGCTGTCTCTTAATTTATTAACGAATCAATTGTTGGAGTATTTGTTATGGAATAAATTTTTCCTCAATAAAGGAATAGTTATTAGTAAAATTCTGAGGGATCTTGTTTCTGCTGCTTTGCTTATTGTTGTTGTTGCTGCAATTATGCATTTTGTATTTCTAAAATCTGTTTTTGGTATATTCACTGCTTCTGGGGTGATGGCCATCATTTTAGGATACTCTGCCCAAGCTACGCTGAGTGATATTTTTGCAGGTCTTGGTCTTAATACGTCAAAACAGTTTAACAAGGGCGATTGGATAAAATTCAATGATGGTAATTTACAACGTCCACCGGGCATGGTTGTGGATATTAATTGGCGCTTTGTTAATCTTTTTACTTTAGATAATAACCATCTCTCAATACCAAACTCAGTGATTTCAAAATTACAGATCACCAACCTGTCTCAGCCAGAGCCAATGCATGGGGTACTCCTTACTATTCCAGTTCAAGATCAAGTATCACCAGAGCTATTTAAAAAAATACTGCTTTCCGCCGCTTATCAATCGCCAAAGGTAGAGCGTATCCCTCCCCCTATTGCTACATTGTCAGAGGTGAGAAGTTCAGAATATATCTACCAATTAACTTATTTTACTAAACAAATGCATGAAGCCTTGGTTAATGATGAGATATTATCAATAGTTTGGTATCAATGCCGCCGAAAAGGAGTCAAAATTGTATCGGAAGAAGGGATACAATTACTTGAACCACCCTCACAAGAGTTACTGGAAGATTTTTTATTGCAAACAGATCTGTTTCATTCATTGGGTAAGGATGAGGCGGCATTATTGGCAGCAAATGCTCTAGTTCATTATTACGGTCCTCCTGAGATGATCCTGGAGTATGGACAGGAAAATTCCTCTTTATTTATTATTTATAGTGGCAAAATAGACGTTTATATTTCTAAAGACATACTAGAAGAACATTGGGTAGCCACTTTGGGGGCAGGGGATTATTTTGGAGAGATGTCATTACTAACAGGAGATAGATGCAGTGCTTCTATGACTGTTAGAACTGAAGCTACAATCATTGAAATAACTCATAATAATATGAAGCATTTATTTAAACAGAAGCCAGAACTAATGGAAAAAATGAGCGAAGTGGTCGTTATCAGAAAACATCTTAATGAAGATATTAGTGCTTCTAAAGCTCCAAAGAAACAAGTAGTACATCAGACTCTGATCGATCGCATGGTGGAGAAAGTACGTCATTTTTTTAAGCATAAATAA
- a CDS encoding ABC transporter substrate-binding protein, with amino-acid sequence MAIRRFTRGSLCSYLLGSIFFIANIKLAGAVSPPKTIRSGHLIVATYFTNPPFEYLKNGREVGFEVDLIKEVAKRLNLTIEFKNTQWETIIANLKKNKYDLIMGAITITPNRKKIIAFSEPYMTTTLSIIINKEKTPQINSLTDLHESIVGVQAATTDYDIAVKMQKEQEIKGIKIYSFKDFSTAINDLRAGKVGVVMKVFPVAFYYVEHYPELKILAPVPNDPQPLGFGFNPSNKELMKAVSTIQADMQKDGSYNTIYQRWFGR; translated from the coding sequence ATGGCCATTAGACGATTTACTAGAGGTTCTCTATGTTCCTATTTATTAGGTTCAATTTTTTTTATAGCAAACATTAAGCTGGCTGGTGCAGTGAGCCCACCTAAGACTATCAGATCTGGGCACTTAATTGTCGCCACTTATTTTACTAATCCACCCTTTGAATATTTAAAAAATGGTCGTGAAGTTGGGTTTGAAGTCGATTTAATTAAGGAAGTTGCAAAACGATTAAATTTGACCATTGAATTTAAGAATACTCAATGGGAAACGATCATTGCTAATCTAAAGAAGAATAAATACGACCTAATCATGGGGGCTATTACAATAACACCTAATAGGAAAAAGATAATTGCATTTTCAGAACCATATATGACTACTACTTTGAGTATCATTATCAATAAAGAAAAAACGCCACAAATTAATAGCCTTACTGATCTTCATGAGTCTATTGTCGGTGTACAAGCAGCGACAACAGACTATGATATTGCGGTAAAAATGCAAAAAGAACAGGAGATTAAGGGAATAAAGATTTATTCTTTTAAAGATTTTTCTACTGCCATTAACGACTTGCGTGCAGGTAAAGTCGGTGTTGTGATGAAGGTATTTCCAGTGGCGTTCTACTATGTTGAGCATTATCCTGAATTAAAAATTCTTGCTCCGGTTCCTAATGATCCACAACCATTGGGATTTGGTTTTAACCCAAGCAACAAAGAGTTAATGAAGGCAGTCAGTACTATTCAAGCCGACATGCAAAAAGACGGGAGTTATAACACAATTTATCAACGATGGTTCGGCCGATAG
- a CDS encoding polysaccharide deacetylase family protein, producing the protein MSGKLGKGLAKFKVLILVGALFSSNCFAEDKEIAITIDDLPLVASQMNTPNNQKRSIERFTKIVEALQKYKVPATGFVIAGAIEKGQWTFLEQFRKAGLMLGNHTYSHYNLNQMSAEKYIADVDRADKILAPILTEPKYFRYPYLAEGNKNSKQKVYDYLVAHHYTIAPVTIDSKDFNFNEMAYKVPFRSREAYIMKLKPRYLAYIWKQTQLAEKRSKGQNTKQILLIHANLLNSYLLGDILEMYQKNGYKFISLTDALKNPAPTLSVPAHENVGTQLENELLGGTSSR; encoded by the coding sequence ATGAGTGGCAAACTAGGAAAGGGACTGGCTAAGTTTAAGGTATTAATTCTCGTGGGGGCGCTGTTTTCATCAAATTGTTTCGCTGAGGATAAAGAAATTGCGATTACTATTGATGACTTGCCACTTGTTGCATCGCAAATGAATACACCGAATAATCAAAAACGCTCTATAGAACGATTTACTAAAATTGTTGAGGCATTACAAAAATATAAGGTTCCTGCTACTGGCTTTGTGATTGCAGGCGCTATAGAGAAAGGACAGTGGACTTTTTTAGAGCAGTTCCGCAAAGCCGGTCTGATGTTAGGAAATCATACTTATTCTCACTATAACTTGAACCAAATGAGTGCAGAAAAGTACATTGCTGATGTTGATCGCGCAGATAAGATTTTGGCTCCCATATTAACTGAGCCTAAATATTTCCGTTATCCTTATTTGGCTGAAGGTAATAAGAACAGCAAACAGAAAGTTTATGATTATCTTGTGGCACACCATTACACTATTGCTCCAGTGACTATTGATAGTAAGGACTTTAATTTCAATGAAATGGCGTATAAAGTGCCATTTCGCTCAAGAGAAGCGTATATTATGAAATTGAAGCCTCGCTATTTGGCTTACATCTGGAAGCAAACGCAATTGGCAGAGAAACGCTCTAAAGGCCAAAATACAAAACAGATTCTATTAATTCATGCTAATTTGCTTAATAGCTATCTACTGGGCGATATTTTAGAAATGTATCAAAAAAATGGATACAAATTTATTAGCCTAACAGACGCTTTAAAGAATCCTGCTCCGACTCTTTCTGTTCCTGCCCATGAAAATGTAGGAACACAATTAGAAAACGAATTATTGGGAGGAACATCCTCACGTTAA
- a CDS encoding GNAT family N-acetyltransferase, producing the protein MIPRRAHTTDINIINTLIRESKGHWGYTETFLDEFMKQWGIKEHYIHTNEVVLLEKEKELISLFAFKINEEQLPELDLFFVHRNQIGKGIGKIMWQHVMHYAVEQNWTEFKIIADPHAEQFYQYMGAKNIGVFESFPGRFVPAMMFQLPHLDGYANA; encoded by the coding sequence ATGATTCCTCGTCGTGCTCACACTACTGATATCAACATCATAAACACTCTAATTAGAGAGTCCAAAGGACATTGGGGATATACAGAGACTTTTTTAGACGAATTCATGAAGCAATGGGGAATAAAGGAGCATTATATTCATACTAATGAAGTCGTTTTGCTCGAAAAAGAAAAAGAGCTAATTAGCTTATTTGCTTTCAAAATAAATGAAGAACAGCTCCCTGAATTGGATTTATTTTTTGTCCACCGCAATCAGATAGGTAAAGGGATAGGAAAAATCATGTGGCAACATGTAATGCACTATGCTGTTGAACAGAACTGGACTGAATTTAAGATCATTGCAGATCCCCACGCAGAACAATTTTATCAATACATGGGAGCAAAAAACATTGGAGTATTTGAATCATTTCCCGGAAGATTTGTTCCGGCCATGATGTTTCAGCTACCTCATTTGGACGGTTATGCTAATGCATAA
- a CDS encoding DUF4156 domain-containing protein — translation MKKLLSISALTIMISGCASIPLDPQAARIVATPNPAPKGCKYLGQVVGNQGNFFTGSYTSNRNLEEGAMHDLKNKASQLGANYIQLITNRAGVTGSMGGSFDRHGGFISGSSEQTNVTNLGNAYRCDPKAIGLE, via the coding sequence ATGAAAAAATTACTTTCTATTTCAGCCTTGACTATTATGATTAGCGGTTGTGCTTCTATTCCTCTAGACCCGCAAGCTGCTCGCATAGTCGCTACTCCTAACCCTGCACCAAAAGGTTGTAAATATTTAGGGCAAGTCGTTGGCAATCAAGGTAATTTCTTTACAGGAAGTTATACCTCCAATCGCAATTTGGAAGAAGGTGCGATGCATGATCTAAAAAACAAAGCAAGCCAGTTAGGTGCTAACTATATACAATTAATTACCAATAGAGCAGGAGTAACTGGCTCCATGGGGGGATCTTTTGATCGTCATGGCGGTTTTATAAGTGGTAGCTCCGAACAAACCAATGTGACCAATTTGGGTAATGCATATCGCTGCGATCCTAAGGCTATTGGCTTAGAGTAG
- a CDS encoding FAD-binding oxidoreductase, translated as MSFPADLKSKFIEQLRKNKISYSHGWDNYMGTVQNPAALVIEIDNEQQLQTVVTNIKTLNANRNPENKITMRATAGWSDTHEVSCCLFPWSQVQKEEYNEGFSFSQVVGGRAEPNTPGTDVIIRFSKKFHQTQIIGPIKKPLIFNPDTPIHQLPAIEVEVSAGVQITELSDFLRKNNLSLTTVSMIAWVSAVGLSGTAGHGTGRDEPGFSGLIESVRICDMDGTIREINRDHPDFATLMGGHSGLLGIILSMKIRTVRAFNLCETVDLFHNTKEMSGKLGNILKNNQYVSFIGMPSFTNKETDQLISKWQIRKWNYSDSKPTEKEKAPYAPDLTSFIQELEVRIGASIMEFLLDSGLKHLLPYFMLFSAATVTGSRGTKSVIDYENHITHPQVGFPKLMRDVSYLIPVNDDEAGQTLETILQKIEELLENGGKKGEYPVTYAIYVRYIKGTNGGLSTSATSSEEERVLAIDIVTHPDAPGITHFEQQFLASLKEMGITPRNHLGKNFPSGVLRYDQFLESQAIAEFKAALERWYNTSGLKDGKERLDMSPFYTPYLQSMLSPSPILEHQLTSELDSKEPVKTTVESIDSHKKHTEQECLDFLTALQTVIDNIPLPNNEAKTAKEAFLKACRMELDARQSKTQSSSLVF; from the coding sequence ATGAGTTTCCCTGCTGATTTAAAATCCAAATTTATTGAACAATTAAGAAAGAATAAAATATCCTATAGCCATGGCTGGGATAATTATATGGGGACAGTGCAAAATCCAGCAGCCCTCGTTATAGAAATCGACAATGAACAACAGTTACAGACTGTAGTAACCAATATTAAAACGCTCAATGCTAACAGAAATCCCGAAAATAAAATTACTATGAGGGCTACAGCAGGCTGGTCAGATACCCACGAAGTTTCCTGTTGTTTATTTCCTTGGAGTCAGGTGCAAAAGGAAGAATATAATGAAGGTTTTTCATTTTCCCAAGTCGTTGGGGGAAGAGCAGAGCCCAATACTCCGGGTACCGACGTAATTATTCGTTTTAGTAAAAAATTTCACCAAACCCAAATTATAGGCCCTATAAAAAAACCTCTTATTTTTAATCCGGATACTCCTATTCATCAACTGCCCGCTATTGAAGTTGAAGTAAGTGCCGGAGTACAAATTACGGAACTTTCCGATTTCTTACGTAAAAACAATCTTTCTTTAACGACAGTAAGTATGATTGCCTGGGTTAGCGCTGTAGGCTTGTCAGGAACTGCTGGACATGGAACCGGGCGTGATGAACCAGGATTTAGTGGCTTAATCGAATCAGTCAGGATATGTGATATGGATGGAACTATCCGTGAAATTAATAGGGATCATCCTGATTTTGCAACACTAATGGGAGGACATAGTGGTTTGCTAGGCATTATCTTGAGTATGAAAATACGTACCGTTCGGGCGTTTAATTTATGTGAAACCGTCGATTTGTTTCACAATACAAAAGAAATGTCAGGTAAATTAGGAAATATTTTAAAGAATAATCAGTATGTTAGCTTTATAGGTATGCCAAGCTTCACCAATAAAGAAACAGATCAGTTAATATCCAAATGGCAAATTCGCAAATGGAATTACTCAGATTCAAAACCCACCGAAAAAGAAAAGGCCCCCTATGCTCCAGATCTGACTTCGTTTATTCAAGAATTGGAGGTAAGAATAGGCGCATCAATAATGGAATTTCTGCTGGATTCTGGTTTAAAACATTTATTGCCTTATTTTATGCTATTTTCAGCAGCTACAGTCACCGGATCTCGTGGTACAAAGTCGGTCATTGATTATGAAAACCACATCACACACCCCCAGGTTGGTTTTCCCAAATTAATGAGGGATGTTAGCTATCTTATCCCAGTAAATGATGATGAGGCAGGCCAAACCCTAGAAACTATTTTGCAAAAAATAGAGGAATTATTAGAAAATGGCGGTAAAAAAGGCGAATATCCAGTAACCTATGCTATTTATGTACGTTATATAAAAGGCACTAATGGAGGATTGTCAACTAGTGCTACCTCTTCTGAAGAAGAACGCGTTTTGGCCATCGATATAGTGACTCATCCCGATGCCCCAGGAATCACCCATTTTGAACAACAGTTTTTAGCCTCTTTGAAAGAAATGGGCATTACTCCTAGAAATCATTTAGGTAAAAACTTCCCTTCAGGCGTATTGCGCTATGATCAATTCCTTGAGTCCCAAGCTATAGCTGAGTTTAAGGCAGCCCTAGAACGATGGTATAACACTTCAGGCTTAAAAGATGGTAAAGAGCGATTAGATATGTCTCCGTTTTACACCCCCTACTTACAAAGTATGCTCAGCCCTAGTCCGATATTAGAACATCAACTAACTAGTGAATTGGATAGCAAAGAACCAGTTAAAACAACTGTTGAAAGCATAGATTCGCATAAAAAACATACTGAACAAGAATGTTTGGATTTTCTCACTGCATTACAGACAGTAATCGATAATATACCTCTGCCTAATAATGAAGCAAAAACGGCTAAGGAAGCGTTTTTAAAGGCATGTAGAATGGAGTTAGACGCAAGACAATCCAAAACCCAAAGTAGCTCTTTAGTTTTCTAA
- a CDS encoding entericidin A/B family lipoprotein encodes MKNNKKIAMVCFFLTTLFLLNGCNTVKGFGKDVSKTGHEIQKAA; translated from the coding sequence ATGAAAAATAATAAAAAAATTGCAATGGTCTGTTTTTTTCTAACTACACTGTTTCTATTAAATGGATGTAATACAGTGAAAGGATTTGGCAAAGACGTTTCTAAAACCGGTCACGAAATTCAGAAAGCGGCTTAA